A window from Dioscorea cayenensis subsp. rotundata cultivar TDr96_F1 chromosome 10, TDr96_F1_v2_PseudoChromosome.rev07_lg8_w22 25.fasta, whole genome shotgun sequence encodes these proteins:
- the LOC120270770 gene encoding serine carboxypeptidase-like 42 produces the protein MAGRAVNRRPTFSPDINAIYNPGKGVATPTLAIKAGPGLPTLGPPVGYVEPDCVTPQEVQESIGLVGIRIPNTTNYTTSSSAISVLDYNNTDGNINILPLLKTIISHKIPVWIFSGDQDSVVPLLGSRTLVRELAHEMKHSITVPYRAWFYKDQVGGWMTEYGKLLTFATVRGAAHMVPYAQPGRALQLFKSFVKGQRLPNITQTSF, from the exons ATGGCTGGTAGAGCAGTGAATAGAAGGCCAACTTTCAGCCCAGACATCAATGCTATCTACAATCCTGGTAAAGGAGTGGCCACTCCCACACTTGCAATTAAAGCAGGTCCAGGACTACCAACTTTGGGACCACCTGTTGGGTATGTGGAGCCTGATTGTGTGACACCTCAGGAAGTGCAGGAGAGCATCGGTTTAG TGGGAATCCGAATTCCCAACACCACCAACTACACAACCAGCTCTAGTGCCATCAG TGTTTTGGATTACAACAACACAGATGGAAATATCAACATCCTTCCATTGCTCAAAACCATAATCAGCCACAAAATACCAGTATGGATCTTCAG TGGTGATCAAGACTCAGTTGTTCCATTGTTAGGATCTCGAACACTTGTCCGAGAACTAGCACATGAGATGAAACACAGCATTACAGTTCCATATCGTGCATGGTTCTATAAAGACCAG GTGGGAGGATGGATGACAGAGTATGGGAAACTGCTGACATTTGCTACAGTGAGAGGTGCTGCTCATATGGTTCCTTATGCACAACCAGGAAGAGCTCTGCAACTCTTCAAGTCATTTGTGAAAGGACAGAGACTTCCAAACATAACACAAACTTCCTtttga